GGTGCCGTCCTCGTACCAGCAGGAGATGACGGCGACGGACTCCGCCACCGTGGCGGCGTcgagcggcggccgcggcatcAGCAGCGCGCCGGGGGGCCGGCCGTTCTGGACGGAGGGGTGGTCCTGCAGCGGCCGGCCCTGGTactcggcgacggcgatggtcTCGATGAACATCTTGGACTTGCCGAACCGCTGGGGGGACTCGTGGTCCGGGTGCTCCGACAGTGGGCGGagctcctcggcggcggggccgccggGGCCAGGGGGATGGTGGTGGGGGTCGATCGGCACCTTGACCTGGCCGTAGATGCCGCGGTACTCGGCGGTGCGCGGCGGGTTGAAGCCGTAGACGGCGTAGCGGCGGAAGAGGCATCCCGTGCCGACGTACATGGGGCCCTGCAGGCCGTCGAGGGCGCGCATGTTTCCGTCGAAGAAGACGGTGTTGTGGTTGGCGTAGCGGTCGGAGGGGTCGATGCCCTCGAAGCGCTGCGGGAACTGGATGTAGCAGAtgcggtcgccgccgcggtcgaGCATGTAGCACATGGCCTCGCGGATCGCCGTGCAGTTGTAGATGTAGTGGTCGCAGTCGAAGTTGAGCATGAAGGGCCCGTTGGAGAGGATCGCCGACGCGCGCACCATGGCGTTCATGGCGCCGGCCTTCTTGTTGTGGTCGTACCCGGGCCGCTTCTCGCGCGAGAGGTACACGAACATGGGGACGCGAACGTCCACGCCGGTGAAGTCCAGGTACGGGTGCGACGAGGCGTCGCCGTGGACCACGTCGTAGTGAGGGTTCTTGATCATCACCTACTTCGAAATGGCGGCTGTAAAAATGCTAAACACTTCGGGAGAAGTTACGATTATTCGATACGAACAGTGACTGTACGTACCTGCACGATGCTGGCGTGGTCACCCTTGGCGTGGTCAGGGGCGGAGTCGAGCCAGGTGCCGGGCCAGTGGGTGCCGTCGGCCATCCAGGTGGCCTTGACAGTggggacgtcggcggcggcgccggagtcgGAGGAGGCGGCCTTGTCGCGGGCGAGCTTGCGCTCGCGGGCGTTCATGGCgttggcgcggcggcggatgaGGTCGGCGAGGCCGTTGATGCGGACCTTGAACTCGTCGTACTCGCGCTTGATCCACCGCCGGTCCTTGACGAAGTCCGGGCGCTTCTTGCCCTTGGTGGGGTCGCCCTTCTGGTTGAAGTACGAGTCCGGGTTGCGCGGCTCGATGGCGTGCTTGCGGCAGAAGGGCACCCACACCTTGGCGAACTCGCAGGCCTCCGCCATGGCCTCGAAGGTCagcagcgcgccgccgtcgtcggagaTGTACACGAAGAGCTTCTCCACGGGGTACTCGGTGCCGAGGATGGAGAGCAGCGAGTTGGCCGTGGTGAGCGGCGGCTCCTTGTAGGGGTCGGCGGTGGAGATGAAGACGTCGAGCCCCGGGAGGTCGGAGCGGCCCGTGGGGTTGGACGGCGTCACGGACTCGAACTTCTcccggagcgcggcgaggtccACGGCGCGGTTGATCGGGTTCAGCTTGGGCATCTGGTCCAGCAGCCACGAGAAGGCGAACCAGAACTCGCACACGATGGAGATCCCCCACAGCCACATCGCGTCCAGGTTCGGGTTCGTCGCGCGCCAGATCAGGAACAGGAACAGCGAGATGAACCGCACCAGCACAAGCAACCTGTCATCACGAGGAGATCAAATAAATCTCTCCTTTGATATTGTTGCCAAGAACATGAGGAGACGAGGATGCGAACCTGTAGGGGCTGAGGATGCCGGGCGGAATGGGCACCTTCCGGCTGAGCGGCTTCCACGGCTTGTCCACGAGGTCCTCCATCTTgacggggccgccgccgccgacgtcgtcaGCGTACGCGCCGCTGCTGTCCTGCGGCCAGTACGCGTTCCCGATGCCGTACGTGCCCTTGGTCTCGAACAGCCACCGGTTGTGGTCGAAGTCCCCGGTCTGGCTCCGCACCAGTAGCGACTTGGACGGCGCCGGCACGCGCGCCGTCGACAGCCGCCGATCCATCTTGCCGCTG
Above is a genomic segment from Setaria viridis chromosome 4, Setaria_viridis_v4.0, whole genome shotgun sequence containing:
- the LOC117853883 gene encoding cellulose synthase-like protein D5, with the protein product MSSSSSSAWKPPVSSTRTPSGGRRPSSISNDVEIDDAPDLTSTMSGGGSDYANYTVLMPPTPDNQPYSGGGGGGAPSSTSAGGTKPDDHPLPPYGPSASSKLVNRRGGADGDDGAGAASGKMDRRLSTARVPAPSKSLLVRSQTGDFDHNRWLFETKGTYGIGNAYWPQDSSGAYADDVGGGGPVKMEDLVDKPWKPLSRKVPIPPGILSPYRLLVLVRFISLFLFLIWRATNPNLDAMWLWGISIVCEFWFAFSWLLDQMPKLNPINRAVDLAALREKFESVTPSNPTGRSDLPGLDVFISTADPYKEPPLTTANSLLSILGTEYPVEKLFVYISDDGGALLTFEAMAEACEFAKVWVPFCRKHAIEPRNPDSYFNQKGDPTKGKKRPDFVKDRRWIKREYDEFKVRINGLADLIRRRANAMNARERKLARDKAASSDSGAAADVPTVKATWMADGTHWPGTWLDSAPDHAKGDHASIVQVMIKNPHYDVVHGDASSHPYLDFTGVDVRVPMFVYLSREKRPGYDHNKKAGAMNAMVRASAILSNGPFMLNFDCDHYIYNCTAIREAMCYMLDRGGDRICYIQFPQRFEGIDPSDRYANHNTVFFDGNMRALDGLQGPMYVGTGCLFRRYAVYGFNPPRTAEYRGIYGQVKVPIDPHHHPPGPGGPAAEELRPLSEHPDHESPQRFGKSKMFIETIAVAEYQGRPLQDHPSVQNGRPPGALLMPRPPLDAATVAESVAVISCWYEDGTEWGLRVGWIYGSVTEDVVTGYRMHNRGWRSVYCITRRDAFRGTAPINLTDRLHQVLRWATGSVEIFFSKNNAFLASRRLKFLQRLSYLNVGIYPFTSLFLIMYCLLPALSLFSGQFIVATLDPTFLCYLLLITITLMLLCLLEVKWSGIGLEEWWRNEQFWVIGGTSAHLAAVLQGLLKVIAGIEISFTLTAKAAADDDDDPFAELYLVKWTSLFIPPLAVIGINIIALVVGVSRAVYAEIPQYSKLLGGGFFSFWVLAHYYPFAKGLMGRRGRTPTLVYVWAGLISITVSLLWITISPPDDRITQGGVDV